A single region of the Halorussus gelatinilyticus genome encodes:
- the smc gene encoding chromosome segregation protein SMC: MHIKKLVLDNFKSFGRRTEIPFYEDFTTVSGPNGSGKSNIIDSILFALGLARTRGIRAEKLTDLIYNPGHADESEEQSGPREAIVEVVLDNGDGTVDRAQVVNAAGSENVGDVDEIVIKRRVKETEDNYYSYYYLNGRSVNLSDIQDLLAQAGVTPEGYNVVMQGDVTEIINMTPYERRQIIDEIAGVAEFDAKKEDALEELETVKERISEAELRIGEKQDRLDQLADERETALEYQGLRDEKQEYEGHLKAAELEEKREDLAHTREDIEDREEELADLQAELDEKQGAVIRLEDELEELNAEIERKGEDEQLRIKSEIEEVKGEISRLEDAIESAEEKIQDAENTRRQAFVEIDRKQEDVEEFESDIRDIKIEKSSVKADVQQKETELEEVEAEIEAIDTEYDEVKAELAEEKERLEDEKSEKNDLQREKDRLIDESRRRSNAESEKEQELDEARERIPELEAKLDDLEDELAKAERNRSQIDDVVADLKREKRELQDDLDSVEDEIQAKQQEYAELEAKAGQSGDSSYGRAVSTILNAEKPGVHGTVGQLGGVNQKYATACETAAGGRMAHVVVDDDGVGQSCIEYLKSRNAGRATFLPLTEMHTRNLPSAPSAPGVVDFAYNLVDFDSQYAGVFAYVLGDTLVVEDMETARDFMGDYRLVTLSGELVEKSGAMTGGSKSGSRYSFSKSGKGQLERVAQRINELEDERKSVREDLRDVDDRLDDARDRKSDATDQVRSIESDIEGTEGELESVKDHIDDLEDELVAMEAEREAVNEQMEEIEEEIDEREETIADIEDAIAELETELKDSRIPELTAEAEDVEAEIDELEDRMDELDGELNELQLEKQYAEDAIEDLHDDIEQAQNRKAEQEEKIEELEGKIDDQEALLEEKREAVAELEDELADLKDEREGVKSDLREAQQVRDDKKSEVETVENRLESLRRSADRLEEDIAELDEQVGEYDADEIPDLREVEQNIERLERQMEELEPVNMLAIEEYDDVKSDLDDLEERKSVLVEEREGIRERIDSYEDQKKATFMDAYEAIDDQFEEIFERLSNGTGTLHLEDDEDPFDGGLTMKAQPGDKPIQRLDAMSGGEKSLTALAFIFAIQRYNPAPFYALDEVDAFLDAANAERVGEMVDELAGDAQFVVVSHRSAMMERSERAIGVTMQGDNVSTVTGIQLGEGDEEVPADD; the protein is encoded by the coding sequence ATGCACATCAAAAAGCTCGTCTTGGACAACTTCAAGAGCTTCGGACGGCGAACCGAAATCCCGTTCTACGAGGATTTCACCACGGTCAGCGGTCCGAACGGCTCCGGGAAGAGCAACATCATCGACAGCATCTTGTTCGCGCTCGGGTTGGCCCGAACGCGAGGCATTCGTGCCGAGAAACTCACCGACCTCATCTACAATCCCGGCCACGCGGACGAGAGCGAGGAGCAGAGCGGTCCGCGAGAGGCCATCGTGGAGGTCGTGTTGGACAACGGCGACGGCACCGTGGACCGAGCGCAGGTCGTCAACGCCGCCGGGTCGGAGAACGTCGGCGACGTGGACGAAATCGTCATCAAGCGCCGGGTCAAGGAGACCGAGGACAACTACTACTCGTACTACTACCTCAACGGTCGGTCGGTCAACCTCTCGGACATCCAAGACCTGCTCGCGCAGGCCGGGGTGACCCCCGAGGGGTACAACGTCGTCATGCAGGGCGACGTGACCGAGATTATCAACATGACGCCCTACGAGCGTCGCCAGATAATCGACGAAATCGCGGGCGTCGCGGAGTTCGACGCCAAGAAGGAGGACGCGCTCGAAGAGTTGGAGACCGTCAAAGAGCGCATCAGCGAGGCCGAACTTCGCATCGGAGAGAAACAGGACCGCCTCGACCAGTTGGCCGACGAGCGCGAGACCGCCCTCGAATATCAGGGCCTGCGCGACGAGAAACAGGAGTACGAGGGGCACCTCAAGGCCGCCGAGTTGGAGGAGAAGCGCGAGGACCTCGCGCACACCCGCGAGGACATCGAAGACCGCGAGGAGGAGTTGGCCGACCTGCAAGCCGAACTGGACGAGAAGCAGGGCGCGGTCATCCGCCTCGAAGACGAGTTGGAGGAACTCAACGCCGAAATCGAGCGGAAGGGCGAGGACGAACAGCTCCGCATCAAGAGCGAAATCGAGGAGGTCAAAGGCGAGATTTCGCGCCTCGAAGATGCCATCGAGTCGGCCGAGGAGAAGATTCAGGACGCCGAGAACACTCGACGGCAGGCGTTCGTGGAGATAGACCGCAAGCAGGAGGACGTGGAGGAGTTCGAGTCGGACATCCGCGACATCAAGATAGAGAAGTCCTCCGTGAAGGCCGACGTCCAGCAGAAGGAGACCGAACTGGAGGAAGTCGAGGCCGAAATCGAAGCCATCGACACCGAGTACGACGAGGTGAAGGCCGAACTCGCCGAGGAAAAGGAGCGTCTGGAAGACGAGAAGAGCGAGAAGAACGACCTCCAGCGCGAGAAGGACCGCCTCATCGACGAGTCGAGACGTCGGTCGAACGCCGAGAGCGAGAAGGAGCAGGAACTGGACGAGGCCCGCGAGAGGATTCCAGAACTGGAGGCGAAACTCGACGACCTCGAAGACGAGTTGGCGAAGGCCGAGCGCAACCGCTCCCAGATAGACGACGTGGTCGCGGACCTCAAGCGGGAGAAGCGCGAGTTACAGGACGACCTCGACTCGGTCGAGGACGAGATTCAGGCCAAACAGCAGGAGTACGCCGAACTCGAAGCCAAGGCCGGCCAGAGCGGTGACTCCTCCTACGGTCGAGCGGTCTCGACCATCCTGAACGCCGAGAAACCGGGCGTTCACGGCACGGTCGGCCAGTTGGGCGGCGTCAACCAGAAGTACGCGACCGCCTGCGAAACCGCCGCAGGCGGCCGGATGGCACACGTCGTGGTGGACGACGACGGCGTGGGGCAGTCCTGCATCGAGTACCTCAAGTCCCGGAACGCCGGGCGCGCGACCTTCCTGCCGCTGACCGAGATGCACACGCGGAACCTCCCGAGTGCCCCTTCGGCACCGGGCGTCGTGGACTTCGCGTACAACCTCGTGGACTTCGACTCCCAGTACGCGGGCGTGTTCGCCTACGTGCTGGGCGACACGCTGGTCGTGGAGGACATGGAGACCGCCCGCGACTTCATGGGCGACTACCGACTCGTGACCCTCTCGGGCGAGTTGGTCGAGAAGAGCGGCGCGATGACCGGCGGGTCGAAGTCCGGGTCGCGCTACTCCTTCTCGAAGTCCGGCAAGGGCCAACTGGAGCGGGTCGCCCAGCGCATCAACGAGTTGGAGGACGAACGCAAGTCCGTCCGCGAGGACCTGCGCGACGTGGACGACCGACTGGACGACGCCCGCGACCGCAAGAGCGACGCGACCGACCAAGTGCGCTCTATCGAGTCCGACATCGAGGGGACCGAGGGCGAACTCGAATCGGTGAAAGACCACATCGACGACCTCGAAGACGAACTCGTGGCGATGGAGGCCGAGCGCGAGGCCGTCAACGAGCAGATGGAGGAGATAGAAGAGGAGATAGACGAGCGCGAGGAGACCATCGCCGACATCGAGGACGCCATCGCGGAACTGGAAACCGAGCTCAAGGACTCCCGGATTCCGGAACTCACAGCCGAGGCCGAGGACGTGGAGGCCGAGATAGACGAGTTGGAGGACCGGATGGACGAGTTGGACGGCGAACTCAACGAACTCCAACTCGAAAAGCAGTACGCCGAGGACGCCATCGAGGACCTCCACGACGACATCGAGCAGGCCCAGAACCGCAAGGCCGAGCAGGAGGAGAAAATCGAGGAGTTGGAGGGCAAAATCGACGACCAAGAGGCCCTGCTCGAAGAGAAGCGCGAGGCCGTCGCGGAACTCGAAGACGAACTCGCCGACCTCAAAGACGAGCGCGAGGGCGTGAAGAGCGACCTCCGGGAGGCCCAGCAGGTCCGCGACGACAAGAAGTCGGAGGTCGAGACGGTCGAGAACCGCCTCGAGAGCCTGCGCCGGAGCGCCGACCGACTGGAGGAGGACATCGCCGAACTCGACGAACAGGTCGGCGAGTACGACGCCGACGAGATTCCCGACCTGCGTGAAGTCGAGCAGAACATCGAGCGGTTGGAACGCCAGATGGAGGAGCTCGAACCGGTCAACATGCTGGCCATCGAGGAGTACGACGACGTGAAGTCGGACTTGGACGACCTCGAAGAGCGCAAGTCGGTGCTGGTCGAGGAGCGCGAGGGCATCCGCGAGCGCATCGACTCCTACGAGGACCAGAAGAAGGCGACGTTCATGGACGCCTACGAGGCCATCGACGACCAGTTCGAGGAGATCTTCGAGCGCCTCTCGAACGGGACCGGGACGCTCCACCTCGAAGACGACGAGGATCCCTTCGACGGCGGCCTGACGATGAAGGCCCAACCGGGCGACAAGCCCATCCAGCGCCTCGACGCGATGTCGGGCGGCGAGAAGAGCCTGACCGCTCTCGCGTTCATCTTCGCCATTCAGCGGTACAACCCCGCGCCGTTCTACGCGCTGGACGAGGTGGACGCGTTCCTCGACGCCGCCAACGCCGAGCGCGTCGGCGAGATGGTGGACGAGCTGGCGGGCGACGCCCAGTTCGTCGTCGTCAGCCACCGCTCGGCGATGATGGAGCGCTCGGAGCGCGCCATCGGCGTCACGATGCAGGGCGACAACGTGAGCACCGTGACGGGAATCCAGTTGGGCGAGGGCGACGAGGAGGTGCCCGCGGATGACTAG
- a CDS encoding DUF7518 family protein, producing MSDQGERVEELESKVERLEATIQGLTEELVEVHDRLETLEESEADEETTRTSTRESGPAETETEQNDEAKSQESQKEDETGDDSGLGDDIIVA from the coding sequence ATGAGCGACCAAGGCGAGCGCGTCGAGGAACTCGAATCGAAAGTCGAGCGGCTCGAAGCGACGATTCAGGGACTCACCGAGGAACTAGTCGAGGTCCACGACCGCCTCGAAACGCTCGAAGAGAGCGAGGCCGACGAGGAGACGACGCGGACTTCTACGCGGGAGTCCGGCCCGGCCGAGACGGAAACCGAGCAAAACGACGAGGCTAAAAGCCAAGAGTCCCAGAAAGAAGACGAGACGGGGGACGATTCCGGGTTAGGCGACGACATCATCGTCGCCTAG